One window of Watersipora subatra chromosome 3, tzWatSuba1.1, whole genome shotgun sequence genomic DNA carries:
- the LOC137392237 gene encoding guanine nucleotide exchange factor subunit RIC1-like, whose product VYYSVHYSVYYSVYYFVHYSLVSRIYYFVYYSVHYSVYYSVYHSVHYSILLCILLC is encoded by the exons GTATACTACTCTGTACACTACTCTGTATACTACTCAGTATACTACTTTGTACACTACTCT ctcgtaagtcgaa TATACTACTTTGTATACTACTCTGTACACTACTCTGTATACTACTCAGTATACCACTCTGTACACTACTCTATACTACTCTGTATACTACTCT GCTAG
- the LOC137391450 gene encoding uncharacterized protein — MNCWFCLILCLATIYEQYGWASGNPFRHGHNTPSNQRRGYISIVPMDDASSFAGTGSYRVQRTDIFQIIDLENIDTVEVQFRDYGEQSGRDEFLNDIFVVRRVSENRSETVLSEFNIPSYSFYRKGRRSADITENCMRWLRNLSEDDYFMLKFSKIGDTNNRRFANNPEEQPSIVLASSTLPKPREPPITTTVSSDRSLRQRRSPNTQPCPNNSPDGVECCLLTLPLSGNKTTISFLILEEDHIVGCAGGCYDNPEDMVFKRIFNSKSTNCCKNHGPLTEVPIRYSTANNTVRSNMLLNASACQCT, encoded by the exons ATGAATTGTTGGTTCTGCCTCATCTTGTGTCTTGCTACTATTTATGAACAGTATGGGTGGGCAAGTGGCAATCCCTTCAGGCATGGCCACAACACACCATCTAATCAGCGCCGAGGTTATATTTCTATTGTTCCTATGGATGATGCTTCAA GTTTTGCAGGAACCGGCAGTTATCGAGTTCAACGCACGGACATTTTCCAAATCATAGATCTTGAAAACATTGACACTGTTGAAGTACAGTTTAGAGATTATGGTGAACAAAGCGGTAGAGACGAGTTTTTAAACGACATCTTTGTTGTGCGACGTGTAAGTGAAAATCGCTCAGAAACTGTACTGTCCGAGTTCAATATACCATCATATAGCTTCTACCGGAAAGGAAGACGATCAGCTGATATTACAGAAAACTGTATGCGGTGGCTTCGCAATCTCTCGGAAGATGACTACTTCATGTTGAAATTCAGTAAGATCGGCGATACAAACAACAGGCGATTCGCCAACAATCCAGAGGAACAACCTTCTATTGTACTTGCAAGTTCAACACTCCCCAAGCCTAGAGAGCCACCAATCACCACGACGGTTTCTTCCGACAGGTCACTACGACAGAGACGAAGTCCAAATACACAACCGTGTCCAAACAACTCACCTGATGGTGTCGAGTGTTGCTTGCTCACGTTACCGTTATCTGGTAACAAAACTACAATATCATTCCTCATATTGGAAGAAGATCACATTGTGGGGTGTGCTGGAGGCTGCT ATGATAATCCAGAAGATAtggtttttaaaagaatttttaaTAGCAAGAGCACAAACTGCTGTAAAAACCACGGACCACTCACAGAAGTACCAATTAGATATTCGACTGCCAATAATACGGTGAGAAGTAATATGCTGTTGAATGCGTCTGCTTGTCAATGTACTTAG